The proteins below come from a single Mycolicibacterium sp. TY81 genomic window:
- a CDS encoding ferredoxin, with product MGSYRVEVDRDLCQGHAMCSLEAPDYFNVPKRGTVEILDETPPDDAREEIERAVAECPTQALFIRETS from the coding sequence ATGGGTTCCTACCGCGTTGAGGTCGACCGCGACCTGTGCCAGGGCCACGCCATGTGCTCCCTGGAGGCACCGGACTACTTCAACGTCCCCAAGCGCGGCACCGTCGAGATCCTCGACGAGACCCCGCCCGACGACGCGCGCGAGGAGATCGAGCGCGCTGTCGCCGAGTGCCCGACCCAAGCCCTGTTCATTCGCGAAACCAGCTGA
- a CDS encoding nuclear transport factor 2 family protein, whose translation MTSFPREQLEEWVERWLQVNRDAEAAGDWKPMADFYTDDATYGWNIGPKEDVMCLGKAEIRDIALGLEMEGLEGWKYPYQRVVIDDKQGEVVGFWKQVVTDPDDASAPAREIYGIGGSWFRLENVDGEPKIAWQRDFFDFGHVQKLYLDLMTAGKLSKGMQQRIQRSLAGEQLPGYYPLGEAPVPIW comes from the coding sequence ATGACGTCATTCCCCCGCGAACAACTCGAAGAGTGGGTCGAGCGGTGGCTGCAGGTCAACCGTGACGCCGAGGCGGCCGGCGACTGGAAGCCGATGGCCGACTTCTACACCGACGACGCCACGTACGGCTGGAACATCGGCCCCAAAGAGGACGTCATGTGCCTCGGCAAGGCCGAAATCCGCGACATCGCCCTGGGTTTGGAGATGGAGGGCCTCGAAGGCTGGAAATACCCGTACCAGCGCGTGGTGATCGACGACAAGCAGGGTGAGGTCGTCGGCTTCTGGAAGCAGGTCGTGACAGATCCGGACGACGCCTCGGCCCCCGCGCGCGAGATCTACGGCATCGGCGGCAGCTGGTTCCGGCTGGAGAACGTCGACGGCGAACCGAAGATCGCCTGGCAGCGCGATTTCTTCGACTTCGGCCACGTGCAGAAGCTCTACCTGGACCTGATGACGGCCGGAAAACTGTCGAAGGGCATGCAGCAGCGCATCCAGCGCAGCCTGGCCGGCGAGCAGCTGCCGGGTTACTACCCCCTGGGCGAGGCTCCCGTCCCGATCTGGTGA
- a CDS encoding PaaI family thioesterase — MLDFSTDTLSPEEAQRLRSVFEPLTQSVRELMDATARSDADADTIAAAKAEIESATARLRSKQLEKTWGLRFTTEGEWLPWTNAVVGLRNPVAPPLTVVLETTDYVWSEFSLGAAYEGPPNHAHGGVCAMILDHVLGEVASNDGTTRFTGTINVKYVRPTPLGKLRAEARIVRTEGFKAYGVAHIADDQGVTIEAEGVFIQPKWARG, encoded by the coding sequence ATGCTCGACTTCAGCACCGACACCCTCAGCCCGGAGGAAGCGCAGCGCCTCCGTTCCGTATTCGAGCCGCTGACCCAGTCCGTCCGCGAACTGATGGACGCGACCGCCCGCAGCGATGCCGATGCCGACACCATCGCGGCCGCGAAAGCCGAAATCGAGTCGGCCACCGCGCGGTTGCGCTCCAAGCAACTGGAGAAGACCTGGGGCCTGCGCTTCACCACCGAAGGCGAGTGGCTGCCGTGGACCAATGCCGTTGTGGGCCTGCGCAACCCGGTCGCGCCGCCGCTGACGGTCGTGCTCGAAACAACCGACTATGTGTGGTCCGAATTCTCCCTCGGCGCCGCCTATGAGGGCCCGCCCAACCACGCGCACGGCGGCGTCTGCGCCATGATCCTGGACCACGTGCTGGGTGAGGTCGCATCGAACGACGGCACCACCCGGTTCACCGGCACGATCAACGTGAAGTACGTGCGTCCCACGCCGCTGGGCAAGCTGCGGGCCGAGGCACGCATCGTGCGCACCGAGGGTTTCAAGGCCTACGGGGTCGCCCACATCGCCGACGACCAGGGCGTCACCATCGAAGCCGAAGGGGTCTTCATCCAGCCCAAGTGGGCCCGCGGCTAG
- a CDS encoding NAD-dependent epimerase/dehydratase family protein, with protein sequence MAPRKSLVMGASGFLGSHVTRQLVERGDDVRVLLRETSSTRGIDDLDVERCYGDIFDDDAVRAAMCDRDVVFYCVVDARAMLPDPAPLFRTNVDGLRRVLDIAVDADLDKFVFVSTICTIAVSDDGSVVTEDTPFNWADKGGDYVRSRRAAEQLVLDAVAQRGLPAVAMCVSNTYGPRDWQPTPHGEIVARTAAGRMRFYAADAAAEVVGIEDAARALLLAAEHGRVGERYIISESYLPLRTILETAADETGVRPPRFGVPKAAMYAGAYATEPLRAVRPGKIPPLVTITRLLHMTSPADNSKARRELGWEPEPTVNAIRRAARFYADNQLV encoded by the coding sequence ATGGCACCGCGCAAGTCACTGGTGATGGGAGCCAGTGGCTTCCTCGGCTCGCACGTCACGCGCCAGCTGGTCGAGCGCGGCGACGACGTCCGGGTGCTGCTGCGGGAGACCAGCTCGACCCGCGGCATCGACGATCTCGACGTCGAGCGTTGCTACGGAGACATTTTCGACGACGACGCCGTGCGGGCCGCCATGTGCGATCGGGACGTCGTCTTCTACTGCGTCGTCGACGCCCGGGCCATGCTGCCGGACCCGGCGCCGTTGTTCCGGACCAACGTCGACGGACTGCGGCGGGTACTGGACATCGCGGTGGACGCCGATCTCGACAAGTTCGTGTTCGTCAGCACGATCTGCACCATCGCCGTCAGCGATGACGGCTCCGTCGTCACCGAGGACACGCCGTTCAACTGGGCCGACAAGGGTGGCGACTACGTCCGATCACGGCGTGCCGCAGAGCAACTCGTGCTGGATGCGGTGGCGCAGCGGGGGCTGCCGGCCGTCGCGATGTGTGTGTCGAACACCTATGGCCCGCGGGACTGGCAGCCGACGCCGCACGGCGAGATCGTGGCGCGTACCGCGGCCGGCCGGATGCGGTTCTATGCCGCTGATGCGGCCGCGGAAGTGGTCGGTATCGAGGACGCCGCCCGGGCGCTGCTGCTGGCTGCCGAGCACGGCCGCGTCGGTGAGCGCTACATCATCTCGGAGAGCTACCTGCCGCTGCGCACCATCCTCGAGACGGCGGCCGACGAAACCGGTGTGCGGCCACCACGATTCGGGGTGCCCAAGGCCGCGATGTACGCCGGTGCCTACGCCACGGAGCCGCTGCGCGCGGTGCGCCCGGGCAAGATTCCGCCGCTGGTCACCATCACGCGGCTACTGCACATGACGTCGCCGGCCGACAACAGCAAGGCGCGGCGGGAGCTGGGCTGGGAACCGGAGCCGACGGTGAACGCGATTCGCCGCGCGGCCCGGTTCTACGCCGACAATCAGTTGGTCTGA
- a CDS encoding SDR family NAD(P)-dependent oxidoreductase encodes MNQMETRSLLLTGATSGLGLGLAKRIVGTPGWHCVLPVRNATRGEELKALLGERAAAGTTHIVVCDQGSQESVRRAAEEIARLVADGVIPPLSTVVLNAAVLRNDARELSSDGIELTVATNLFGPHALLARISPQLAADARIMIVGSPTIRQTLFQRLARVKTAEWQPLAEQCLPSDDGVQAYARTKLGLFYLSRAAGQLVPEGMSAAYFDPGVMPGTNILRERGTFSQVYWRRVLPYIAWTFGGVTVGRGARSMSPYVLHQKSMGDSGFLSVKWGKRAPAVDAARVHEYFVEANDITGIDEADAAPWWSQPDRLLGRPVGPRA; translated from the coding sequence ATGAATCAGATGGAAACCCGCAGTCTGCTGCTGACGGGCGCCACCTCCGGGCTGGGGCTCGGACTGGCGAAACGGATCGTGGGAACGCCGGGCTGGCACTGCGTGCTGCCCGTCCGGAACGCCACGCGGGGCGAGGAACTCAAGGCGCTGCTCGGTGAGCGTGCCGCTGCCGGTACCACCCACATCGTGGTGTGCGACCAGGGTTCACAGGAAAGCGTGCGTCGCGCTGCCGAGGAGATCGCCCGTCTGGTGGCGGACGGCGTCATCCCGCCGCTCAGCACTGTCGTGCTCAACGCCGCGGTGCTGCGCAACGACGCCCGTGAACTCAGCTCCGACGGTATCGAATTGACCGTCGCCACCAATCTTTTCGGCCCGCACGCGTTGCTGGCGCGGATCAGTCCGCAGCTGGCCGCGGATGCCCGGATCATGATCGTCGGGTCCCCGACCATTCGCCAGACGCTGTTCCAGCGGCTGGCGCGGGTGAAGACCGCGGAATGGCAGCCGCTCGCCGAGCAGTGCCTGCCCAGCGATGACGGTGTCCAGGCCTACGCGCGCACCAAGCTCGGCCTGTTCTATCTGTCGCGCGCGGCGGGGCAGCTGGTGCCCGAAGGGATGTCCGCGGCGTACTTCGATCCGGGCGTGATGCCGGGCACGAACATCCTGCGGGAACGCGGCACGTTCAGCCAGGTGTACTGGCGCCGGGTGCTCCCGTACATCGCGTGGACGTTCGGCGGGGTCACCGTCGGCCGCGGTGCGCGGTCGATGTCTCCCTATGTGCTGCACCAGAAGTCGATGGGGGACAGCGGCTTCCTGTCGGTCAAATGGGGCAAGCGCGCACCCGCCGTCGACGCCGCGCGGGTGCACGAATACTTCGTCGAAGCCAACGACATCACCGGGATCGATGAGGCCGACGCCGCGCCGTGGTGGTCGCAACCGGACCGCCTGCTCGGCCGGCCGGTCGGGCCGCGCGCCTGA
- a CDS encoding NDMA-dependent alcohol dehydrogenase: protein MKTKGALIWEFNQPWSIEEIEIGDPVKDEVKIQMEASGMCHSDHHLVTGDIPMAGFPVLGGHEGAGIVVEVGPGVDHIAVGDHVVLSFIPSCGECPSCQAGMRNLCDLGMYLLTGTAVSDGTNRVHAADGTPVIPMTLLGTFSPYMVVHKSSVVKIDPTIPFEVACLVGCGVTTGYGSAVRSGDVRPGDDVCIVGVGGVGTGALQGALNAGARNVFVVDPVEFKRDNALKFGATHAYPDIYSAMAGVAEVTEGRMATKTIVTVGELHGEDIDNYLNITSKGGTCVVTAVANMASLDVKLNLSMLTLMQKRLQGTIFGGGNPHHDIPSLLAMYKAGRLNLDDMVTRQYKLEQINEGYQDMLEGRNIRGVIRYTDADR from the coding sequence GTGAAGACAAAAGGTGCTCTCATCTGGGAGTTCAACCAGCCGTGGTCGATCGAGGAGATCGAGATCGGTGACCCCGTCAAGGACGAGGTCAAGATCCAGATGGAAGCCTCGGGCATGTGCCACTCGGACCACCACCTGGTGACCGGCGACATCCCGATGGCCGGTTTCCCGGTGCTCGGCGGCCATGAAGGCGCCGGCATCGTGGTCGAGGTCGGCCCCGGTGTGGACCACATCGCCGTCGGCGACCACGTCGTGCTGTCGTTCATCCCGTCGTGTGGCGAGTGCCCGTCGTGTCAGGCCGGTATGCGCAACCTGTGCGACCTGGGCATGTACCTGTTGACCGGCACCGCGGTGTCCGACGGCACCAACCGCGTGCATGCCGCCGACGGCACGCCGGTGATCCCGATGACCCTCTTGGGCACCTTCAGCCCGTACATGGTGGTGCACAAGAGCTCCGTCGTGAAGATCGACCCCACCATCCCCTTCGAGGTCGCCTGCCTGGTCGGCTGCGGCGTCACCACCGGCTACGGCTCGGCGGTCCGCAGCGGCGACGTCCGCCCCGGTGACGACGTCTGCATCGTCGGCGTCGGCGGCGTCGGCACGGGTGCCCTCCAGGGTGCGCTCAATGCCGGTGCCCGCAACGTGTTCGTCGTGGATCCCGTTGAGTTCAAACGGGACAACGCCCTGAAGTTCGGCGCCACGCACGCCTACCCCGACATCTACAGCGCCATGGCGGGCGTCGCGGAGGTCACCGAAGGCCGCATGGCCACCAAGACCATCGTCACCGTCGGTGAGCTGCACGGTGAGGACATCGACAACTACCTCAACATCACCAGCAAGGGCGGCACCTGCGTGGTGACGGCGGTCGCGAACATGGCCAGCCTGGACGTGAAGCTCAACCTGTCGATGCTGACGCTGATGCAGAAGCGCCTACAGGGCACCATCTTCGGCGGCGGCAACCCGCACCACGACATCCCGTCGCTGCTGGCCATGTACAAGGCCGGCCGCCTCAACCTCGACGACATGGTCACGCGCCAGTACAAGCTGGAGCAGATCAACGAGGGCTACCAGGACATGCTGGAGGGCCGCAACATCCGCGGCGTCATCCGGTACACCGACGCCGACCGCTGA
- a CDS encoding nuclear transport factor 2 family protein has translation MSDNPVVIASQSSWRCVQSHDREGWLALMADDIVVEDPIGEAVTNPDGTGVKGKEALAAFYDTNIGPNQLTVTCEETFPSSSPDEIAYILVLRTEFPNGFVASVRGVFTYKVNAEGLITNLRGYWNLEAMKFEQPADQTN, from the coding sequence TTGTCCGACAATCCTGTTGTCATCGCCTCGCAGTCGTCGTGGCGGTGCGTGCAGAGCCACGACCGCGAGGGCTGGCTTGCCCTGATGGCCGACGACATCGTCGTCGAAGATCCGATCGGCGAGGCCGTCACCAACCCCGACGGCACGGGAGTGAAGGGCAAGGAGGCGCTGGCCGCCTTCTACGACACCAACATCGGCCCGAACCAGCTGACGGTGACGTGCGAGGAGACGTTCCCGTCGAGCTCGCCCGACGAGATCGCCTACATCCTGGTGCTGCGCACCGAATTTCCGAACGGCTTCGTGGCCAGCGTCCGCGGCGTGTTCACCTACAAGGTCAATGCCGAGGGGCTCATCACCAACCTGCGCGGGTACTGGAACCTCGAGGCCATGAAGTTCGAGCAGCCGGCCGATCAGACCAACTGA
- a CDS encoding MMPL family transporter, whose product MLDLISRVVIAAPKRILLATVVLMSLFGVLSAPVADLLGAGGFTDPDAQSNRANKVLTEEFHRGFVNLNLLVQAKEPVTSAPVRAQVDRLVTELRGTEHVARVLSPFEAPDPVAAGLVSKDGRSALVIAFMDGNETTGIASSTALVERYVGQRDPGLTISAGGPGAVYSAVNEQSRHDLTLSEAIVLPLTFLVLVWVFGGVVAALVPLAVGAFAISGSVAILRVLAEFVDVSVFALNLAVALGLALAIDYSLLLVSRYREEIGDGSHPDEALRRTMRTAGRTVVFSAATVALCLATMAVFPMYFLRSFAYGAVSVVAMAALAALVITPAAIRLAGKRIGKPGRRGPLTESRWYTWTHAVMRRPRIAAAVTLIPLVIVGLPFLNIKFGFPDDRILPTTSSARQVGDHMRSDFTQDAGLPVHIVLLHGNGIRDNAAIDAYAAELSKVPTVVAAAGPGATYAGGRAIGPAGHEAGTGKDASFLTVTTTTLPFSAASDEALDRLHAVPPPVGMTPLFTGAAQSNRDGVEAIASRVPTMLGLIAAVMFVLLFLLSGSVIIPLKALVLNALSLTATFGALVWIFQEGHLGGLGTTVVGTLVSTMPVLMFCVAFGLSMDYEVFIIARIREFWLASDKSDAAGRESVALGLAGTGRIVTAAALVMAITFAGLIASQVSFLRIFGFGLAVAILVDAIVIRTILLPAVMVLLGKANWWAPAPLARLHARIGLNEGAPSSNSSVPAEVG is encoded by the coding sequence ATGCTCGATCTGATCTCGCGCGTGGTGATCGCCGCGCCCAAGCGAATTCTCCTGGCGACCGTCGTCCTGATGTCGTTGTTCGGCGTGCTGTCCGCGCCTGTTGCGGACCTGCTCGGCGCCGGTGGCTTCACCGACCCCGACGCCCAGTCGAACCGCGCCAACAAGGTCCTCACCGAAGAGTTCCACCGCGGCTTCGTCAACCTCAATCTGCTGGTGCAGGCGAAAGAGCCGGTGACGTCGGCCCCGGTGCGGGCGCAGGTGGACCGGCTGGTCACCGAACTGCGCGGCACCGAGCACGTCGCGCGCGTGCTGTCGCCGTTCGAGGCGCCGGATCCGGTCGCGGCCGGTCTGGTGAGCAAGGACGGGCGCTCGGCCCTGGTCATCGCCTTCATGGACGGCAACGAGACCACCGGCATCGCGTCCTCCACCGCGCTGGTGGAACGCTATGTCGGGCAACGTGATCCGGGGCTGACCATCTCGGCGGGCGGGCCGGGTGCCGTGTACTCCGCGGTCAACGAGCAGAGTCGGCACGACCTCACCCTCAGCGAGGCCATCGTGCTGCCGCTGACGTTCCTGGTCCTGGTGTGGGTCTTCGGTGGTGTCGTCGCCGCGCTGGTGCCGCTCGCGGTCGGGGCCTTCGCGATATCGGGTTCCGTTGCGATCCTGCGGGTTCTGGCCGAGTTCGTCGACGTGTCGGTGTTCGCGCTCAACCTCGCCGTGGCGCTGGGACTGGCCCTGGCGATCGACTACTCACTGCTATTGGTGAGCAGGTACCGCGAGGAGATCGGCGACGGGTCCCATCCCGACGAGGCGTTGCGGCGCACCATGCGCACCGCGGGCCGGACGGTGGTGTTCTCGGCGGCCACCGTCGCGCTGTGCCTCGCGACCATGGCGGTCTTCCCGATGTACTTCCTGCGGTCGTTCGCGTACGGCGCGGTGTCGGTGGTGGCCATGGCGGCTCTTGCGGCGCTGGTCATCACGCCCGCTGCCATCCGGCTTGCGGGCAAGCGGATCGGCAAGCCGGGCCGGCGTGGCCCGCTCACCGAATCCCGTTGGTACACCTGGACGCACGCCGTCATGCGCCGGCCGCGCATCGCGGCCGCCGTCACGCTGATTCCGCTGGTCATCGTCGGACTACCGTTCCTCAACATCAAATTCGGCTTCCCCGACGACCGCATCCTGCCGACCACATCGTCGGCCCGGCAGGTGGGCGACCACATGCGCAGTGACTTCACGCAGGACGCCGGCCTGCCGGTGCACATCGTGCTGTTGCACGGCAACGGAATCCGAGACAACGCTGCCATCGACGCCTACGCCGCCGAGTTGTCCAAGGTGCCGACCGTGGTCGCGGCGGCCGGGCCGGGTGCCACCTATGCCGGTGGACGCGCGATCGGACCTGCCGGCCACGAGGCCGGGACCGGGAAAGACGCCAGCTTCCTGACGGTGACCACCACGACGCTGCCGTTCAGCGCGGCGTCGGACGAAGCGCTGGACCGGCTGCATGCCGTGCCGCCGCCGGTCGGGATGACGCCGCTGTTCACGGGCGCCGCGCAGTCCAACCGCGATGGCGTCGAGGCCATCGCCAGCCGGGTGCCGACCATGCTCGGGTTGATCGCGGCGGTGATGTTCGTCCTGCTGTTCCTGCTGAGCGGCAGCGTGATCATCCCGCTGAAGGCGTTGGTGCTCAACGCTTTATCGCTCACCGCGACATTCGGGGCGCTGGTGTGGATCTTCCAGGAGGGGCACCTCGGCGGGCTGGGCACCACCGTGGTGGGCACCCTGGTGTCCACCATGCCGGTGCTGATGTTCTGCGTCGCGTTCGGGCTGTCGATGGACTATGAGGTGTTCATCATCGCCCGCATCCGCGAATTCTGGCTTGCCTCGGACAAATCCGATGCGGCCGGCCGCGAATCGGTGGCTCTCGGCCTGGCCGGAACCGGCCGGATCGTCACTGCCGCGGCGCTCGTCATGGCGATCACATTCGCCGGATTGATCGCTTCGCAGGTGTCGTTCCTGCGCATCTTCGGGTTCGGGCTGGCGGTCGCGATCCTGGTGGACGCCATCGTGATCCGGACCATCCTGCTCCCGGCCGTCATGGTGCTGCTGGGCAAGGCCAACTGGTGGGCGCCCGCTCCGCTGGCGCGGCTGCATGCCCGCATCGGCCTGAATGAGGGGGCACCGTCCAGCAATTCGTCGGTTCCAGCGGAAGTCGGGTGA
- a CDS encoding SDR family NAD(P)-dependent oxidoreductase has translation MARSTGAEDWLSAHIPDQTGRTILITGANGGLGAATARHLAAAGARVILACRRPAQAEALAAEIGSAAETLNLDLASLDSVKSAAASCGPVDAVIALAGVCHVPYGLTADGFELHTGINHLGHFALVGQLLDRITDRVVVVTSRAHEFVGRPGFGRLMPADPGWRTRRYSAFDGYCQAKLANLLFANELQRRLTAAGSTVKSISAQPGWADTDAGMHSGRKWGDLSWRASCRAIGQPADVAALSITYAAAADDVAGGGYYGPDRFFGMRGLPAPAKAGRAATDQALMTANWVAAEHHTGVRYDI, from the coding sequence ATGGCGCGGTCGACCGGCGCCGAAGACTGGCTCAGCGCCCACATTCCTGACCAGACCGGCCGCACGATCCTGATCACCGGCGCCAACGGCGGCCTCGGTGCCGCCACCGCGCGACACCTGGCGGCCGCCGGCGCCCGGGTCATCCTGGCGTGCCGCCGTCCCGCACAGGCCGAGGCATTGGCCGCCGAAATCGGTTCTGCCGCAGAGACTCTGAACCTCGACTTGGCCAGCCTGGACTCCGTCAAGTCCGCGGCGGCATCCTGCGGCCCCGTCGACGCCGTCATCGCGCTGGCCGGCGTCTGTCACGTGCCCTACGGCCTGACCGCCGACGGTTTCGAATTGCACACCGGTATCAACCATCTCGGGCATTTCGCGTTGGTCGGCCAACTGCTGGACCGGATCACCGACCGGGTCGTGGTCGTCACCAGCCGCGCGCACGAGTTCGTCGGGCGGCCGGGATTCGGCAGGCTCATGCCCGCCGATCCGGGATGGCGGACCCGTCGCTACTCCGCTTTCGACGGGTACTGCCAAGCCAAGCTGGCCAACCTGCTGTTCGCCAATGAACTGCAGCGGCGCCTGACGGCAGCCGGCAGCACGGTGAAATCGATATCCGCACAACCCGGTTGGGCCGACACCGACGCCGGCATGCACTCGGGCCGCAAGTGGGGCGACCTCTCGTGGCGCGCCTCGTGCCGGGCCATCGGCCAGCCGGCCGACGTCGCGGCCCTCTCGATCACCTACGCCGCCGCCGCGGATGACGTCGCCGGCGGCGGCTACTACGGGCCCGACCGGTTCTTCGGGATGCGCGGGCTACCGGCGCCGGCGAAGGCCGGACGTGCGGCCACCGACCAGGCGCTGATGACCGCGAATTGGGTTGCCGCCGAACACCACACCGGTGTCCGGTACGACATCTGA
- a CDS encoding cytochrome P450 — MSTDATDVDRLPPAPDVPLSLRERIAAIQVAHSGCETFRDAGGPVTTVRIAPKWMMPPIVVVTSPQGARDVLTATYPAVDRDFPFMTEQQKLNGGSLLNFSHKEWVGRRRMLQPVFTTARIAELNEQMYDIATDAATSWRDGSEIDLDRESRRITMRVLGRTIMGFEPGSYTDELVDPLRRISKYIADRGRAPVKLPSWVPTRERRFAVKFNKVAHDLAAQILQDCRTDPQLSAPLVRAMMEARDPETSEPLTDEEICHELVIFLASGLETTATTLAYALWALGRRPEIFDRVAAEVAAVDEAALRTNPRSHLPYTVSVIQEALRLGGPTPAVMRIARQDMAVDGFRVEAGSMLMVGVYAMHRDPQLWDRPMEFDPDRFTAGRSRMQWQFLPFGGGPRSCIGEFFALTAATLELASIVRHCRLTSRSATFPITAPLTIVPDGPIPALVQTVNA; from the coding sequence GTGTCAACCGACGCAACTGACGTCGACCGGCTGCCGCCGGCGCCCGACGTGCCCTTGAGTCTGCGCGAGCGCATCGCCGCGATCCAGGTCGCGCACAGCGGATGTGAGACGTTCCGCGACGCCGGCGGCCCCGTCACCACGGTGCGCATCGCGCCGAAGTGGATGATGCCGCCGATCGTCGTCGTCACCTCGCCGCAGGGTGCCCGCGACGTCCTGACCGCCACCTACCCGGCCGTCGACCGCGACTTCCCGTTCATGACCGAACAGCAGAAGCTCAACGGCGGCTCACTGCTGAACTTCAGCCACAAGGAATGGGTCGGGCGACGCCGCATGCTGCAACCGGTGTTCACCACCGCGCGCATCGCCGAACTCAATGAGCAGATGTACGACATCGCCACCGACGCCGCGACCTCGTGGCGGGACGGGTCCGAGATCGACCTCGACCGCGAGAGCCGGCGCATCACCATGCGGGTGCTGGGCCGCACCATCATGGGCTTCGAACCCGGTTCGTACACAGACGAATTGGTCGATCCACTGCGCCGGATCAGCAAGTACATCGCCGACCGGGGCCGCGCCCCGGTGAAGCTGCCGAGCTGGGTGCCGACCAGGGAACGCCGCTTCGCGGTCAAGTTCAACAAGGTGGCGCACGATCTCGCCGCCCAGATCCTGCAGGACTGCCGCACCGATCCGCAGCTGAGCGCTCCCCTGGTCCGCGCCATGATGGAGGCCCGCGACCCCGAGACGTCAGAACCGTTGACGGACGAGGAAATCTGCCACGAACTCGTCATCTTCCTGGCCTCGGGACTGGAGACCACCGCGACGACGCTCGCCTACGCGCTGTGGGCGCTGGGCCGTCGTCCCGAGATCTTCGACCGGGTGGCGGCCGAGGTCGCCGCGGTCGACGAAGCCGCGCTGCGGACCAATCCGCGCAGCCATCTGCCGTACACCGTCAGCGTCATCCAGGAGGCCCTGCGCCTGGGCGGCCCGACACCCGCGGTGATGCGGATCGCCCGGCAGGACATGGCCGTCGACGGCTTCCGCGTCGAGGCGGGCAGCATGCTCATGGTCGGCGTCTACGCGATGCACCGCGACCCCCAATTGTGGGACCGCCCAATGGAATTCGATCCCGATCGGTTCACCGCGGGGCGCTCCCGGATGCAGTGGCAGTTCCTGCCGTTCGGCGGTGGGCCGCGGTCGTGCATCGGCGAGTTCTTCGCGCTGACCGCCGCGACCCTGGAACTCGCGTCGATCGTCCGGCACTGCCGGCTGACGTCGCGCAGCGCGACGTTCCCGATCACCGCGCCGCTCACCATCGTGCCGGACGGGCCCATCCCCGCCCTGGTCCAGACCGTCAACGCCTAG
- a CDS encoding thiolase family protein gives MTNPVVVAYARTPFTRSLVGGLANVSEFDLASTVIREVINRSGVDPELIDNIVLGEVLQGGGCIARYSALDMGLPLDTPAVAVGGWCASGMMAMHQAVATIKAGMGKCVIAGGLNTPSASPLAGPHFAATGITDTQIAPMHPGIGEMPALDLARTLGEGTARQFGLTRQEVDEWSARAHTLASDAIEGGVLDTEKVAVTVDGTAVFADELPCREFNMTNLSALTSFLGEDCTVTPGNQTGLTDGAAAMMICDPDFAGVHGLTPLAEIIGWSVVGSEPERATDAAITATRRALDGAGISTEAVDLYDVHDSYASIGIAYERSLDISRDRLNVHGGGLALGHPYGASGTRVAGTLINELQRRGGGIGAGAIVSAGGLGAAVVLNVFPPAA, from the coding sequence TTGACCAATCCCGTAGTCGTTGCGTATGCGCGAACGCCGTTCACGCGTTCGCTGGTAGGTGGACTGGCCAACGTTTCCGAGTTCGACCTCGCGAGCACCGTGATCCGCGAGGTCATCAACCGCTCGGGTGTCGACCCCGAACTGATCGACAACATCGTGCTCGGTGAGGTGCTGCAGGGCGGCGGCTGTATCGCCCGCTACTCGGCCCTGGACATGGGCCTGCCGCTGGACACCCCCGCGGTCGCGGTCGGCGGCTGGTGTGCGTCGGGAATGATGGCGATGCACCAGGCGGTCGCGACCATCAAGGCCGGCATGGGCAAGTGCGTCATCGCCGGCGGTCTGAACACGCCCTCGGCGTCGCCACTGGCAGGTCCGCACTTCGCGGCCACGGGGATCACCGACACCCAGATCGCCCCGATGCATCCCGGTATCGGTGAGATGCCCGCGCTCGACCTGGCCCGGACCCTCGGTGAAGGCACCGCGCGCCAGTTCGGCCTGACGCGTCAAGAGGTCGACGAGTGGTCGGCCCGGGCGCATACGCTGGCCTCCGACGCGATCGAGGGCGGCGTCCTGGATACCGAGAAGGTTGCGGTAACCGTCGACGGCACAGCGGTGTTCGCCGACGAGCTGCCGTGCCGCGAATTCAACATGACCAACCTGTCCGCACTGACGTCGTTCCTCGGCGAGGACTGCACGGTGACGCCCGGCAATCAGACGGGCCTGACCGACGGCGCCGCCGCGATGATGATCTGCGACCCCGACTTCGCCGGCGTCCACGGTCTGACGCCGCTGGCCGAGATCATCGGCTGGTCGGTCGTGGGCTCAGAACCCGAGCGCGCCACCGATGCGGCCATCACCGCTACCCGGCGGGCCCTCGACGGCGCCGGCATCAGCACCGAAGCCGTCGACCTCTACGACGTCCACGACTCCTACGCCTCGATCGGCATCGCCTACGAGCGGTCGCTGGACATCAGCCGCGACCGGCTCAACGTGCACGGCGGCGGCCTGGCACTCGGCCACCCCTACGGCGCCTCCGGTACCCGCGTGGCCGGCACCCTGATCAACGAACTGCAGCGCCGCGGCGGCGGCATCGGCGCCGGCGCGATCGTCAGCGCGGGTGGTCTGGGTGCCGCCGTCGTCCTCAACGTCTTCCCGCCGGCGGCGTGA